GCTCACGTTGACCGGCGGCGCGGCCGGAACCGCCACCGCCACGCTTGACCTCCCGCGGCAGGGCGTCGCGCTGGTCGTGGTTGATGCCAGGTAAGGCGATGCCGGCGACGGCACCGTCGGCGCCGCGCGGCGGCTGGGGCGTCGCCTTCGTCGTCGCGGTCGCCATCGCGATCAGCTATCTCGATCGCCAGACGCTGCCGTGGGCAATCGCCAGCATCCAGCGTGATATCCCGATCGGAAACCAGACCAAGGCTCTCCTCGATTCAGCGTTCCTTGCGACGTACGGGCTGATGTATCTGGGGGGCGGCTGGCTGCTGGACCGGATCGGGACACGGCGCGGTTTCGTCACGATCATGGCATTCTGGTCGCTGGCCTGCGCCAGTCACGGGCTGGCTGGCGGGGTGGCGGCGCTGATCGTCAGCCGGCTGTTGCTGGGCATGGGCGAAGGCGGCGGCTTTCCGGCTGCGACGCGGGCGGTGGCTGAGCGGTTCGCCCCCGAACGCCGCGCGACCGCCCTCGGGATCATCAACGCCGGCACGTCGGTTGGCGCGGTGATCGCCCCGCCGCTGATCGCGCTGCTGCTCGCGCGGGCGGACTGGCTGGGCCTGGCGAGCTGGCGCTGGGTGTTCTTCGTCACGGGTGCGCTGGGACTCGCCTGGGCGCTGTGGTGGGCGGTGATCTATCGCGATCCACCGGTCGCCTCCGCGGCGTCCGCGACGCCGGTTCCGGCGCCGAGCGTGCGCGCGCTTCTTGCCCGGCGCGAAGTGCTGGGCGTCGTCGGGGCCAAGTTCCTGAGCGACGGCGCCTGGTACTTCTACCTCTTCTGGCTACCCAAGTATCTGTTCGAGGCGCATTCCTTCGACCTGAAGCAGGCTGCGACGATCGGCTGGATTCCCTATGCCGCGGCCGGAGTCGGAAGCGTCGCGGCAGGCAGCTTTTCGAGCTGGCTGCTGGCACGGGGTCTGTCCGTGAACGCCGCGCGCAAACTCGCGCTGGGCGTGTGCGCCGCCTGCATGCCGTGGGTGATGCTGGTGCCCGGTGCGACCTCGATCGGCTGGGTGATTGCGCTCTTCAGTCTCGCCTTCTTCGGGCAACAGGGTTGGTCGACGCTGGTGATGACGCTGCCCACCGACATGATCCCGCGTGCCGCGCTCGGCCGACTGGCGGGTCTCGTCGGGATGGGTGGCGCGTTCGGCGGGATCGTCATGGGGCAGGCCGCCGGCTGGGCGCTCGACCACGGCCTCGGATACGCCCCGGTGCTTGCCGCCGCCGCCTCGCTCCATCTGCTCGCCTTCGGGCTCATCTGCCTCGCGGTTCCGCGCATCGTGCGCCTCGATTTCAAGGGAGTTACGCCGTGAAGATCACTGAAGTCCGTACCCGTGTCGTGCAATGGAAAGGGCAGATCCAGCCGTTGCCGCCACACTTCTGCACCAACCCCATGGACGCCGTGGCGCCGATGCTGTCGCTCAGGACGATGGGCACGTTTACGTTCCACGGCTGGTTGATCGTCGAGGTCTTCGCCGACAACGGGCTGGTCGGCATCGGCAATGCCGCTTTGGCGCCGATGATGGCGAAGCAGCTGATCGACACGCATCTCGCCCCGCTACTGATCGGGCATGACGCCTGGGACACCGAGTTCCTGTGGCAGCACATGTATCGCAAGACGATGGCGTTCGGGCGCAAGGGGGTGGTGATGGCCGCGATATCCGCGGTCGACATCGCGCTGTGGGACCTGATGGGCAAGGATGCGCGGCAACCGTGCTTCCGCCTGATGGGCGGGCGTACCCGGCCACGCATCCCGGTGTACGCGAGCCGGCTCTATTCGGTGCCTCTCGACGAACTGGCGACCGAAGCGGCGCGGTACAAGGAACAGGGCTTCGGCGCGATGAAGCTGCGCTTCGGCTGGGGACCGGACGACGGTGCCGCGGGCATGGCCCGCAACGTCGAACTGGTGCGCACCGTGCGTGAAACGGTCGGCGACGAGATCGACGTGATGGCCGACGCCTACATGGGCTGGAGCCTGGACTATGCCAAGCGGATGATGCGTCTGATCGAGCCGTTCAATCTGCGCTGGCTGGAGGAGGCGATCATCCCCGACGACATTCACGGCTATCACGAACTGCGTCGTTTCGGCTCCACCCCGATCGCGGCCGGGGAGCATGAGTTCACAAGCTACGGCTTTCGCCAGCTGATCGAGGCGCGCGCGCTCGACTATATCCAATTCGACACGAACCGCGTCGGCGGGCTCACCGCCGCGCGCAAGATCCAGGCGCTGGCCGAGGCGCACGGCATTCCCGTGGTCCCGCACGCCGGGCAGATGCACAATTACCATGTCGTGATGGCAAGCCTGAATTCTCCGCTCGCGGAATATTTTCCGAAGGTTGACGTGGAGGTGGGCAACGAGCTGTTCTGGTACGTCTTCAAGGGCGAGCCGGTTGCGGAAAACGGCTATGTCTCGCTCAGCGACGATGTGCCGGGGCTGGGCCTGGAGATCGACGAAGCGGCGCTCGCACAATTCGAGGTGACGGAATGACGATACGCAAGGTCGCGGTTCTTGGGCTGGGCACCATGGGTGCAGGGATGGCGCACCGTTTGCTGGCGGGCGGCTTCGACGTCGCGGTGTGGAACCGCTCGCCCGGCAAGGCTGTGCCGCTCGGCGCCGCCGGTGCGCGCGTCGCGACCAGCCCGGCGGCGGCGGCGGAGGACGCAGACGTGGTCGTCGCGATGCTCGCCGACGACGCAGCGTCGCGCCGCGCCTGGCAGGATGCCGACGGTGCGCTGGCGGCGATGCGCGCCGGCGCGGTGGCGATCGAATCGAGCACGGTGACGGTCGAATGGGTTCGCACGCTGTCAGCCGCGGCGACTGCCCGCGGCGTCGACCTGCTGGATGCGCCCGTGACCGGTAGCCGGCAGCAGGCCGAAGAGGGCAGTCTGCGCTTCCTGGTCGGCGGCGATCCCGGCGTGCTGGCGCGGGCGCGTGTCGTGCTGGACGCGATGGGCAGCGAGGCGGTGCATATAGGGCCGGGCGGCAGCGGCGCGCTGTTCAAGCTCGTGAACAACTTCCTGTGCGGCGTGCAGGTCGCCAGTCTGGCGGAGGCGGTTGCGATGATCGAGCGCAGCGGGATGGACGCCGCGCGCATCATCCCGCTCCTGACCGCGGGCGCTCCGGGCAGCCCGATCGCCAAGCTCACCGGCACGCGCATGGTCGAGCGCGACTTCGACCCCCGCTTCTACCTGCCGCTGATGGCAAAGGATCTCGCCTATGCGCAGGCCGCCTTCGCGGAGCAGGGGCTGGACCTGCCCAGCGCCGCGGCGGCGCGTGCCCGGTTCGAGGCAGCGGCGGCCGATCACGCCGATCTCGACATGTCGGCGGTGGTAGAGGGGATCCGCCACTCATGAACGTGGCGATACGGCGCGGCACGTGGTGGCTCGCCGCGGCCGTTGCGCTGTCGCCGGGCGCGGCGATCGCGGTTCCGGTCCGTGTCGGGACTCTGCCCGGCGGTATGCAGGTTGCATTGGTCGAGCGCGCTGGCGGCTACGGCATCGACGTCACCGGGCGCGGTCGCGTGATAGTGGCGGCGCGCGAGCGCCCGGTTCGCGTCGAAATCTTCCGGAGCGAGCGCGACATCGCAACCGTGGACCTCGCCTATGCGCAGGTCGCGCGCGAGGGTACGGGCGTGATGGCGCGCGTCAGCCTGGTCGAGGGTGGCGCCACGCTGCAGATCGAGGATCGGTACCGAGTGGCGGCGGGGGTGCTGCACATCGCGCGCGCCGTGCGTGTCGAGGGCAACGCGCCCGGTCGCGGCTTCACATCCGGGTGGATGCTAGCCGCGCCGGCTGCGCGTTTCGCCAATGCGGCCTTCTTTGCGCCCGGGATGCTGTACAACGGACCGGGCCGCAACAATGCCGCGGGCGCGGCGGGCGGTGCGGCGTTCGCGGCCGGCAGGGTGGCGATGCGCGACGATGCGATGCCCGCGCCGCTGTTGGGGATACGGCTTGCCGACGG
The genomic region above belongs to Sphingomonas phyllosphaerae 5.2 and contains:
- a CDS encoding MFS transporter codes for the protein MPATAPSAPRGGWGVAFVVAVAIAISYLDRQTLPWAIASIQRDIPIGNQTKALLDSAFLATYGLMYLGGGWLLDRIGTRRGFVTIMAFWSLACASHGLAGGVAALIVSRLLLGMGEGGGFPAATRAVAERFAPERRATALGIINAGTSVGAVIAPPLIALLLARADWLGLASWRWVFFVTGALGLAWALWWAVIYRDPPVASAASATPVPAPSVRALLARREVLGVVGAKFLSDGAWYFYLFWLPKYLFEAHSFDLKQAATIGWIPYAAAGVGSVAAGSFSSWLLARGLSVNAARKLALGVCAACMPWVMLVPGATSIGWVIALFSLAFFGQQGWSTLVMTLPTDMIPRAALGRLAGLVGMGGAFGGIVMGQAAGWALDHGLGYAPVLAAAASLHLLAFGLICLAVPRIVRLDFKGVTP
- a CDS encoding L-rhamnonate dehydratase, with translation MKITEVRTRVVQWKGQIQPLPPHFCTNPMDAVAPMLSLRTMGTFTFHGWLIVEVFADNGLVGIGNAALAPMMAKQLIDTHLAPLLIGHDAWDTEFLWQHMYRKTMAFGRKGVVMAAISAVDIALWDLMGKDARQPCFRLMGGRTRPRIPVYASRLYSVPLDELATEAARYKEQGFGAMKLRFGWGPDDGAAGMARNVELVRTVRETVGDEIDVMADAYMGWSLDYAKRMMRLIEPFNLRWLEEAIIPDDIHGYHELRRFGSTPIAAGEHEFTSYGFRQLIEARALDYIQFDTNRVGGLTAARKIQALAEAHGIPVVPHAGQMHNYHVVMASLNSPLAEYFPKVDVEVGNELFWYVFKGEPVAENGYVSLSDDVPGLGLEIDEAALAQFEVTE
- a CDS encoding NAD(P)-dependent oxidoreductase, which translates into the protein MTIRKVAVLGLGTMGAGMAHRLLAGGFDVAVWNRSPGKAVPLGAAGARVATSPAAAAEDADVVVAMLADDAASRRAWQDADGALAAMRAGAVAIESSTVTVEWVRTLSAAATARGVDLLDAPVTGSRQQAEEGSLRFLVGGDPGVLARARVVLDAMGSEAVHIGPGGSGALFKLVNNFLCGVQVASLAEAVAMIERSGMDAARIIPLLTAGAPGSPIAKLTGTRMVERDFDPRFYLPLMAKDLAYAQAAFAEQGLDLPSAAAARARFEAAAADHADLDMSAVVEGIRHS